One Mycolicibacterium crocinum DNA window includes the following coding sequences:
- a CDS encoding LON peptidase substrate-binding domain-containing protein — protein MTVQPMFPLQAALLPGESLPLRIFEPRYSQLVRDCLEMTDPAFGVVLISRGREVGGGDVRSDVGTLARITEYADQGMGRYQLATVVGERIRVREWLDDDPYPRADIEPWPDEPGPPVTHERIGEIVDAMLALFERIVSAQGAQLRPDALAVEPEVADDPSWHIYTLASRVPMGQADRYAVLAAPTLAERVDVLADAIETVSAMVEFQIASDE, from the coding sequence ATGACCGTCCAACCGATGTTCCCGTTACAGGCGGCTTTGTTGCCGGGAGAATCGTTGCCGTTGCGCATTTTTGAGCCGCGCTACTCGCAGCTTGTACGGGATTGCCTCGAGATGACCGACCCGGCGTTCGGGGTGGTGCTGATCAGCCGCGGCCGCGAGGTCGGCGGCGGCGATGTCCGCAGCGACGTCGGGACGCTGGCCCGCATCACCGAGTACGCCGATCAGGGGATGGGCCGCTACCAGCTGGCAACCGTTGTGGGCGAACGGATTCGGGTGCGCGAGTGGCTCGATGACGACCCATACCCGCGGGCCGACATCGAGCCCTGGCCCGACGAGCCGGGCCCGCCGGTGACGCATGAGCGGATCGGCGAGATCGTCGATGCGATGCTCGCGTTGTTCGAGCGGATCGTCAGCGCGCAGGGTGCGCAGCTGCGCCCCGATGCCCTTGCCGTCGAGCCGGAGGTGGCCGACGACCCGTCCTGGCACATCTACACACTGGCGTCGCGGGTGCCGATGGGGCAGGCCGACCGCTACGCGGTGCTGGCTGCACCGACGCTGGCGGAGCGGGTCGACGTCCTGGCTGACGCGATCGAAACCGTCTCTGCGATGGTCGAATTCCAGATCGCCAGCGACGAGTAG
- a CDS encoding SAM-dependent methyltransferase: MSRTDDDSWDITEGVGATALGVASARAVEADAECPLYLDPYAHFFIEAAVEAGWKSQFLSENPVRAQALAAYIASRTKFFDEFFTTAGANGLDQAVILAAGLDTRAWRLPWISDTTIYEIDQPKVLEFKQQVLAEHQAKPAAGYAAVAVDLRHDWPTALRQAGFDPATPTAWSAEGLLPYLPAAAQDALFEQIDELSAPGSRLSVEAFGEVFYSAEQLARRQERMAQARRAAAEAGGPEIPDVTRLWYMEARTDVEKWLTDHGWEVTAISAVDLMAHYQRPAPDDLEDPVPDTVLLDARKL, encoded by the coding sequence GTGAGCCGAACCGACGACGACAGCTGGGACATCACCGAGGGAGTCGGCGCCACCGCCCTGGGCGTCGCCAGCGCGAGGGCGGTCGAGGCAGATGCCGAATGTCCGCTCTACCTAGACCCGTACGCGCACTTCTTCATCGAAGCGGCCGTCGAGGCCGGCTGGAAGAGCCAATTCCTGTCCGAGAATCCGGTGCGGGCCCAGGCTTTGGCCGCCTACATCGCCTCTCGCACCAAGTTCTTCGACGAGTTCTTCACCACCGCCGGCGCCAACGGATTGGACCAGGCCGTGATCCTGGCCGCCGGCCTCGACACCCGCGCCTGGCGACTGCCCTGGATCAGCGACACGACGATCTACGAGATCGACCAACCGAAGGTGCTCGAGTTCAAGCAGCAGGTGCTCGCCGAGCATCAGGCAAAGCCCGCCGCGGGGTACGCCGCGGTGGCGGTCGATCTGCGCCACGACTGGCCAACGGCGTTGCGCCAGGCCGGTTTTGATCCGGCCACTCCGACTGCGTGGTCGGCAGAGGGTCTGCTGCCGTATCTGCCTGCCGCCGCGCAGGATGCGCTGTTCGAGCAGATCGATGAGCTGAGCGCCCCGGGCAGCAGGCTTTCGGTCGAGGCGTTCGGCGAGGTGTTCTACTCCGCCGAGCAGCTCGCCCGCCGCCAGGAACGGATGGCGCAGGCACGACGAGCCGCCGCCGAAGCCGGCGGTCCAGAAATCCCGGACGTCACCCGGCTCTGGTACATGGAGGCGCGCACCGACGTCGAGAAGTGGTTGACCGATCACGGTTGGGAGGTCACCGCGATCTCCGCGGTCGACCTGATGGCGCATTACCAGCGGCCCGCACCCGACGATCTCGAGGATCCCGTGCCCGACACCGTCCTGTTGGATGCCCGAAAGCTCTGA
- the mnhG gene encoding monovalent cation/H(+) antiporter subunit G, with protein sequence MNVLDLLAAILVLAGSALALTAAIGVLRFPDTLTRMHAATKPQVLGLVLVLGGATIRLSGNADVGMLVLTAMFTLITAPVIAHRVGQLAYREQKVSDELTVDEMRDDNTEGANREP encoded by the coding sequence ATGAATGTCCTCGATCTGCTCGCCGCCATTCTGGTGCTGGCCGGCTCCGCGCTGGCGCTGACCGCGGCCATCGGTGTGCTGCGCTTCCCGGACACCCTGACCCGCATGCACGCTGCCACCAAACCGCAGGTCCTGGGGCTGGTGCTGGTGCTCGGCGGCGCGACGATCCGGCTGTCCGGCAATGCCGACGTCGGCATGCTCGTACTGACCGCGATGTTCACCCTGATCACCGCGCCGGTGATCGCACACCGGGTCGGGCAGCTGGCCTACCGTGAACAGAAGGTCAGCGACGAGTTGACGGTCGACGAGATGCGCGACGACAACACCGAGGGAGCGAACCGGGAACCGTGA
- a CDS encoding monovalent cation/H+ antiporter complex subunit F — MATCGKRIRRGGPIVTVVWVLSGVMLIAAAAVTMIRLLLGPSTLDRLVAVDTLVAVTMCGIGTWAAFSLDTTVTYSLAALALISFVGSVSVARFRVPDIAGRDDR; from the coding sequence ATGGCGACCTGCGGCAAGCGAATCCGAAGAGGGGGTCCAATCGTGACAGTCGTGTGGGTGCTCTCGGGCGTGATGCTGATCGCGGCGGCCGCGGTGACGATGATCCGGTTGCTGCTGGGTCCGAGCACCTTGGACCGGCTGGTGGCGGTCGACACCCTGGTTGCGGTGACGATGTGCGGCATCGGCACCTGGGCGGCGTTCAGCCTGGACACCACCGTCACCTACAGCCTGGCGGCGCTGGCGTTGATCAGCTTCGTCGGCTCCGTCAGCGTGGCCCGGTTCCGCGTGCCCGACATCGCGGGACGAGACGACCGATGA
- a CDS encoding Na+/H+ antiporter subunit E, producing MRAWALRIWTLVWLTLVWLLLWGTVSVANVLSGLAVALLITLLLPLPSVPVQGRLHPLSLLRLALHVTWWLMQSSVQVAWLAIRPGKPPLSAVLRGHLALKSDLVLALAVNIMNLTPGTIVLEIDQARRLVYVHVLDVGSQRSVERFYRQLTQLEQLLIAAFERDSEWRPAASESEEGVQS from the coding sequence ATGAGGGCGTGGGCACTTCGGATCTGGACACTGGTGTGGCTGACCCTGGTGTGGCTGCTGCTGTGGGGCACCGTGTCGGTGGCCAACGTGCTGTCCGGACTGGCGGTGGCGCTGCTGATCACGCTGCTGCTGCCCCTGCCGTCGGTGCCGGTGCAGGGCCGGCTGCATCCGCTGTCGCTGCTGCGCCTGGCCCTGCATGTGACGTGGTGGCTGATGCAGTCCTCGGTGCAGGTGGCCTGGCTGGCGATCCGCCCGGGTAAGCCACCGCTGTCGGCGGTGCTGCGCGGCCACCTGGCGCTGAAGTCCGATCTCGTTCTGGCCCTTGCGGTCAACATCATGAACCTCACCCCGGGGACGATCGTGCTGGAGATCGACCAGGCCCGCCGGCTGGTGTACGTCCATGTGCTCGACGTGGGATCCCAGCGCTCGGTGGAGCGGTTCTACCGGCAGCTCACGCAGTTGGAACAGCTGCTGATCGCCGCATTCGAGCGCGACTCCGAATGGCGACCTGCGGCAAGCGAATCCGAAGAGGGGGTCCAATCGTGA
- a CDS encoding Na+/H+ antiporter subunit D: MSLSGVLMPLPVLIPLVAAALTLIAGRKPRLQRLIALAALTGVLVVCAVLLYLTDRDGTQALHVGGWGPTDAGLGPLGITLVVDRLSALMLVVSSIVLLAVVFYAIGQGIRDGDDRQPVSIFLPTYLVLSAGVCTAFLAGDLFNLYVGFEVLLSASFVLLTIGASKERVRAGISYVMVSMVSSLIFLIGLALIYATTGTLNMAELSLRLQDVTTGTRSAIFAVLLVAFGIKAAVFPLSAWLPDSYPTAPAPVTAVFAGLLTKVGVYAIIRAHSLLFPAGRLDNVLLVAALLTMLVGILGAIAQSDIKRLLSFTLVSHIGYMVFGIALSSRLGMSGAIYYVAHHILVQTTLFLVVGLIERQAGASTLRRLGGLAAASPLLAFVFVVPALNLGGIPPFSGFIGKVALLEAGTANGSVLAWFLVAGSVVTSLLTLYVVARVWTKAFWRSRVDAPEGALADSAPSVLLDDYSEDVAFDDRGDVGRMPVGMLVPTMALIAVGLALTVAAGPIFGYTDRAASEVLDRSQYITAVLGNHR; encoded by the coding sequence ATGAGCCTCTCTGGTGTGTTGATGCCGCTGCCGGTGCTGATCCCTTTGGTGGCGGCGGCGCTGACGTTGATCGCCGGCCGCAAACCGCGGCTGCAGCGGCTGATCGCGCTTGCCGCCCTGACCGGCGTGCTGGTGGTGTGCGCGGTGCTGCTGTACCTGACCGACCGTGACGGCACCCAGGCCCTGCACGTCGGTGGGTGGGGCCCGACCGATGCGGGACTCGGACCGCTGGGCATCACCCTTGTGGTCGACCGACTTTCGGCGCTGATGCTGGTGGTGTCGTCGATCGTGCTGCTGGCCGTCGTGTTCTACGCCATCGGGCAGGGTATCCGGGACGGCGACGACCGCCAGCCGGTGTCGATCTTCTTGCCCACCTATCTCGTGCTGTCGGCAGGCGTGTGCACGGCGTTCCTGGCCGGTGATCTATTCAACCTGTACGTCGGATTCGAGGTGCTGTTGTCGGCGAGCTTCGTGCTGCTGACCATCGGCGCCAGCAAGGAGCGGGTGCGCGCAGGCATCTCCTACGTCATGGTCTCGATGGTGTCGTCGCTGATCTTCCTGATCGGCCTGGCACTGATCTACGCGACCACCGGGACGCTGAACATGGCCGAGTTGTCGCTGCGGCTGCAGGACGTCACCACCGGCACCCGCAGTGCGATCTTCGCGGTGCTGCTGGTGGCGTTCGGCATCAAGGCCGCGGTGTTCCCGCTCTCGGCGTGGCTGCCCGACTCCTACCCCACCGCACCGGCGCCGGTCACCGCGGTGTTCGCCGGCCTGCTCACCAAAGTCGGTGTGTACGCGATCATCCGGGCGCACTCGCTGCTGTTCCCCGCCGGCCGGCTCGACAACGTGCTGTTGGTCGCGGCGCTGCTGACCATGCTGGTCGGCATTCTCGGTGCGATCGCACAGAGCGACATCAAACGGCTGCTGTCATTCACCCTTGTCAGCCACATCGGCTACATGGTGTTCGGCATCGCCCTGTCCAGCCGCCTGGGCATGTCAGGTGCGATCTACTACGTCGCGCACCACATCCTCGTGCAGACCACGCTGTTCCTCGTCGTCGGACTGATCGAGCGGCAGGCTGGCGCGTCCACCTTGCGACGCCTGGGTGGGCTGGCCGCCGCCAGCCCGCTGCTGGCATTCGTCTTCGTGGTGCCTGCGCTGAATCTCGGTGGCATCCCGCCATTTTCCGGCTTCATCGGCAAGGTGGCGCTCTTGGAGGCGGGCACTGCCAACGGCTCGGTTCTGGCCTGGTTCCTGGTCGCCGGATCGGTGGTGACCAGCCTGCTGACGCTGTACGTGGTGGCCCGGGTGTGGACCAAGGCGTTCTGGCGGTCGCGGGTCGACGCACCCGAAGGCGCCCTGGCGGACTCCGCACCCTCGGTGCTGCTCGATGACTACTCAGAGGACGTCGCCTTCGACGACCGCGGTGACGTCGGCCGGATGCCCGTCGGAATGCTCGTTCCGACAATGGCTTTGATCGCCGTCGGGTTGGCGTTGACGGTGGCCGCCGGACCGATCTTCGGCTACACCGACCGCGCGGCCAGTGAGGTGCTCGACCGTAGCCAGTACATCACCGCGGTGCTGGGGAACCACCGATGA
- a CDS encoding Na(+)/H(+) antiporter subunit C, with protein MIVYLVPLIIIGGLTSCGVYLLLSRNLTRMLLGLLLVGNAVNLLILTVGGEAGNPPIRGRTSGSETTTADPLAQGMILTAIVIAMGIAAFVLALTYRSFRLTTEEEVGNDPEDTRVSKLSDSEAAAIDEDAPHHEPARDTEEPDELDALPGHEGSR; from the coding sequence ATGATCGTCTACCTGGTTCCCCTGATCATCATCGGTGGGCTCACCAGTTGTGGTGTGTACCTGCTGCTTTCGCGCAACCTGACCCGAATGTTGTTGGGCCTGCTACTGGTTGGCAATGCGGTCAACCTGTTGATCCTGACCGTCGGTGGCGAGGCCGGCAACCCGCCCATCCGCGGACGCACCAGCGGTTCGGAGACGACGACGGCTGACCCGCTGGCCCAGGGAATGATCCTGACGGCGATCGTCATCGCGATGGGGATCGCCGCGTTCGTGCTGGCGTTGACCTACCGGTCATTCCGGCTGACGACGGAGGAAGAGGTCGGCAACGACCCAGAGGACACCCGGGTGTCGAAGCTGTCCGACTCCGAAGCGGCGGCGATCGACGAGGACGCGCCGCACCACGAGCCGGCCCGCGACACCGAAGAGCCCGACGAACTCGACGCCCTGCCCGGACACGAGGGGTCAAGATGA
- a CDS encoding Na+/H+ antiporter subunit A produces the protein MLVILIAHAIAAAVAPALVWRWGRLAFYPLALVPAGSLVWVGLNWPRAGQSAARVDIPWVPELSMNITLRFDTLTAIMSVLVLGIGALVLFYCAEYFHHRDGHTENRLPSFAAELVAFSGAMFGLVVSDNMLLLYTFWELTTVLSFLLVGHYAERATSRRAAMQALLVTTAGGLAMLAGIVILGHSAGTYLLSDLVADAPHGTAVAVGIVLVLVGALSKSAIVPFHFWLPGAMAAPTPVSAYLHAAAMVKAGVYLIARLTPGFADSPGWRPTVITLGVLTMLLAGWRAVRENDLKLILAFGTVSQLGFITVMVGGGGQDLMLAGLAMLCAHALFKATLFMVVGVIDHSTGTRDIRRLAWLGRSMPGLFVIAAGATASMAALPPFLGFVAKEADFETIAHSQSLGGWAPVVLAGVVTGSVFTTIYSLRFLWGAFARKGSGGPTILVANLHRPPATFLVAPAILAAAGLFFGLVPSRLDTTLDAYAESVPAAGAEDGRYTLELWHGFGLPLLLSALVLAIGIGAFVSRERLRLAQLGSWLPLGNADRIYDAVIRGADVVSVRLTAITQRGSIPVTQSVILSTLVLFPVIVLAFGPRDHPEIRLWDSLVQPVVGLLILAAAVAATVMRNRLAAVLLVGITGYGCGAIFAFHGAPDLALTQFLVETLTLVIFVLVLRTLPAETEESRRFRLPRIGLALAVGATVATLAAFAMAARTGTPIADLLPDAAYYRGHGSNTVNVLLVDIRAWDTLGEISVLVVAATGVASLVFRNRRFGAAPRVADAGQPDIGALPAMAYSPAVGDTTWLRGSELRDPRNRSLVLEVATRLIFPLIMVLSVYFFFTGHNTPGGGFAGGLTAGLALVLRYLAGGRYELGETLPLDAGKILGAGLALSGGTAVGSMLMGAPALSSAVISLQLPLLGTVKFVTALFFDLGVYLIVLGLVLDVLRSLGARIDEELATAARPAVRARAS, from the coding sequence ATGCTCGTCATCCTGATCGCGCACGCGATCGCCGCCGCCGTGGCGCCGGCGCTTGTGTGGCGATGGGGACGGCTGGCCTTTTATCCGCTTGCCCTGGTGCCCGCGGGGTCGCTGGTCTGGGTGGGGCTCAACTGGCCGCGCGCCGGCCAGTCCGCCGCCCGAGTGGACATCCCCTGGGTGCCCGAGCTGTCGATGAACATCACCCTGCGCTTCGACACGCTGACCGCGATCATGAGCGTCCTCGTTCTGGGCATCGGCGCGCTGGTGCTGTTCTACTGCGCGGAGTACTTCCACCACCGAGACGGCCACACCGAGAACCGACTGCCCAGCTTCGCCGCGGAGCTCGTCGCGTTCTCCGGAGCCATGTTCGGCTTGGTGGTCAGCGACAACATGCTGCTGCTCTACACGTTCTGGGAACTGACCACGGTGTTGTCGTTCCTGCTGGTCGGCCACTACGCGGAGCGCGCCACCAGCCGTCGGGCCGCCATGCAGGCCCTGCTGGTCACCACCGCCGGTGGGCTGGCCATGCTGGCCGGCATCGTGATCCTCGGCCATTCCGCCGGCACTTACCTGCTCTCCGACTTGGTAGCCGACGCCCCGCATGGCACCGCCGTCGCGGTCGGCATCGTCCTTGTCCTCGTCGGCGCACTGTCCAAGTCCGCGATCGTGCCGTTCCACTTCTGGCTGCCGGGCGCGATGGCCGCGCCGACCCCGGTCAGCGCATATCTACATGCGGCCGCGATGGTCAAGGCAGGCGTGTACCTGATCGCGCGGCTCACGCCGGGGTTCGCCGACTCCCCCGGCTGGCGCCCCACCGTGATCACGCTCGGTGTGCTGACCATGCTGCTGGCCGGCTGGCGCGCGGTCCGAGAGAACGACCTCAAACTGATCCTCGCGTTCGGCACGGTCAGCCAGCTCGGCTTCATCACAGTGATGGTCGGCGGCGGCGGTCAGGACCTGATGTTGGCCGGGCTGGCCATGCTGTGCGCGCACGCGCTGTTCAAAGCCACGCTGTTCATGGTCGTCGGCGTTATCGACCATTCGACGGGGACCCGCGACATCCGCAGGCTGGCCTGGCTCGGCAGGAGCATGCCAGGGTTGTTCGTCATCGCCGCCGGGGCGACCGCGAGCATGGCCGCCTTGCCACCGTTCCTCGGCTTCGTCGCCAAAGAGGCCGACTTCGAAACCATCGCGCACAGCCAATCCCTCGGCGGATGGGCGCCCGTCGTGCTCGCCGGCGTGGTGACCGGCTCGGTCTTCACCACCATCTACAGCCTGCGATTCCTGTGGGGTGCGTTCGCCCGCAAGGGATCTGGAGGTCCCACCATCCTGGTGGCCAACCTGCATCGGCCGCCGGCCACCTTCCTGGTCGCACCCGCGATACTGGCCGCGGCCGGACTGTTCTTCGGTCTGGTGCCCAGCCGCCTGGACACCACCCTGGACGCCTACGCCGAGAGCGTGCCGGCCGCGGGCGCCGAGGACGGCCGCTACACGCTGGAGCTGTGGCACGGCTTCGGCCTCCCGCTGCTGCTGTCGGCACTGGTGCTGGCGATCGGCATCGGGGCGTTCGTCAGCCGCGAGCGTCTGCGCCTGGCGCAGCTGGGTTCCTGGCTGCCGCTCGGCAACGCCGACCGGATCTACGACGCGGTGATCCGCGGCGCCGACGTTGTCTCGGTGCGGCTGACCGCCATCACCCAACGCGGATCGATTCCAGTCACCCAGTCGGTGATCCTGTCGACGCTCGTCTTGTTCCCTGTCATCGTCCTGGCATTCGGTCCGCGCGACCACCCCGAGATCCGGCTGTGGGACTCGCTGGTTCAGCCGGTGGTGGGCCTGCTGATCCTGGCGGCCGCGGTCGCCGCCACCGTGATGCGCAACCGGCTGGCTGCGGTGCTGTTGGTCGGTATCACCGGTTACGGCTGCGGCGCGATCTTCGCCTTCCACGGCGCGCCCGACCTTGCGCTGACGCAATTTCTGGTGGAGACGCTGACGCTGGTGATCTTCGTGCTGGTGTTGCGCACCCTGCCCGCCGAGACCGAGGAGTCCCGGCGTTTCCGGCTGCCCCGGATCGGGCTCGCGCTGGCCGTCGGCGCCACCGTCGCCACCCTGGCCGCGTTCGCGATGGCCGCCCGCACCGGCACGCCGATCGCCGATCTGCTGCCGGACGCCGCCTATTACCGCGGCCACGGATCCAACACCGTCAACGTGCTGCTGGTCGACATTCGAGCCTGGGACACCCTTGGGGAGATCTCGGTGCTGGTGGTCGCCGCGACCGGCGTGGCGTCGCTGGTGTTCCGCAACCGCCGGTTCGGTGCCGCACCCCGAGTGGCCGACGCCGGTCAGCCCGACATCGGGGCGCTGCCGGCGATGGCGTACAGCCCGGCCGTCGGGGACACCACCTGGCTGCGTGGCAGCGAACTGCGCGACCCGCGCAACCGTTCGCTGGTGCTCGAGGTCGCGACCCGGCTGATCTTCCCGCTGATCATGGTGCTGTCGGTGTACTTCTTCTTCACCGGTCACAACACTCCCGGCGGCGGGTTCGCCGGCGGACTGACGGCAGGCCTGGCGCTGGTATTGCGCTACCTGGCGGGCGGGCGTTACGAGCTCGGCGAAACCCTGCCGCTGGACGCCGGGAAGATCCTCGGCGCGGGACTGGCGCTGTCGGGCGGCACCGCCGTCGGCTCGATGCTGATGGGTGCTCCCGCGTTGTCCTCGGCGGTGATCTCGCTGCAGCTGCCGCTGCTGGGCACGGTGAAATTCGTGACCGCCTTGTTCTTCGACCTCGGCGTCTACCTGATCGTCCTGGGCCTGGTGCTCGATGTGCTGCGCAGCCTCGGCGCACGCATCGACGAGGAGTTGGCCACCGCTGCCCGCCCCGCGGTGAGGGCGAGGGCATCATGA
- a CDS encoding TetR/AcrR family transcriptional regulator, producing MAPPRKHETDAILDAARRLVLAEGPRATSVAAIAKVSGAPVGTLYHRFGNRDGVVTAVWLRALERFQARAMAASGSDPLEVAVQMAVATVDFARDCAEDARLLLTIRPDDLRDAEPDPEFTTTLAAMNAPLVDRVTELARQLYGRGDARSVDAVTRAVVDLPYAVVRRHARDEGMPAWVRTDVATSVRALLAAHSGDPV from the coding sequence GTGGCACCACCGCGGAAGCATGAAACCGACGCCATCCTGGATGCGGCGCGCCGGCTCGTCCTAGCCGAGGGGCCGCGAGCGACCAGCGTCGCCGCCATCGCCAAAGTCAGTGGCGCGCCGGTGGGCACGCTGTATCACCGGTTCGGCAATCGCGACGGTGTGGTGACGGCGGTATGGCTGCGTGCGCTTGAGCGCTTTCAGGCCCGGGCGATGGCGGCGTCCGGCTCGGATCCGCTGGAGGTTGCGGTCCAGATGGCGGTGGCAACGGTCGACTTCGCGCGGGACTGCGCCGAGGACGCGCGGCTGCTGCTGACCATCCGGCCCGATGATCTGCGCGACGCCGAACCCGACCCCGAGTTCACCACCACGTTGGCAGCGATGAATGCGCCGCTCGTGGATCGGGTGACGGAGCTGGCTCGCCAGTTGTACGGACGTGGGGACGCGCGCAGTGTCGACGCCGTGACCAGGGCGGTGGTCGACCTGCCCTACGCCGTGGTGCGTCGGCACGCGCGCGACGAGGGGATGCCGGCGTGGGTGCGGACCGATGTCGCGACGTCGGTTCGGGCCCTATTGGCGGCCCATTCGGGCGACCCGGTCTAG
- a CDS encoding DUF1707 domain-containing protein, protein MSELDGMSIAAVRVGDRDRENTADLLSLALAQGYFDLAEYETRVQAAFAAESADQLRRVLADLPVDHVRRSDPRRIAARKKAARASVRFHLAGYLAMVAIVLAVWLAVALTTGETAYFWPVWPILGGAIGLLGHILPVRTFCR, encoded by the coding sequence ATGTCAGAGTTGGACGGTATGAGCATCGCCGCTGTCCGGGTCGGAGATCGCGACCGGGAAAATACCGCTGACCTGCTGTCCCTGGCCCTCGCCCAGGGATACTTCGATCTTGCCGAGTACGAGACTCGGGTCCAAGCCGCATTCGCCGCGGAAAGCGCCGACCAGTTGCGCCGCGTGCTGGCCGACCTACCCGTCGACCACGTGCGACGGAGCGACCCCCGTCGCATCGCGGCACGCAAGAAGGCCGCCCGCGCCTCGGTGCGGTTCCATCTGGCCGGCTACCTGGCGATGGTCGCGATCGTCCTGGCGGTGTGGCTGGCCGTCGCGCTCACCACCGGCGAGACCGCATACTTCTGGCCGGTATGGCCGATCCTCGGCGGGGCCATCGGACTGCTGGGCCACATACTTCCGGTGCGCACCTTCTGCCGGTAG
- a CDS encoding SRPBCC family protein codes for MVEQDKIVSASKRIAAPAASIFELIADPARQPEWDGNDNLAQAAPGQRVRAVGDVFVMTLSHGPVRENHVVEFDEGRLIAWRPSEPASAPPGHLWRWELEAADDGTTVVTHTYDWTELNDPERLPRARATTADKLRASIDRLAALAEKG; via the coding sequence ATGGTCGAGCAGGACAAAATCGTCAGCGCGAGCAAGCGGATTGCCGCACCCGCCGCGAGCATCTTCGAACTGATCGCCGACCCGGCACGCCAGCCGGAATGGGACGGCAACGACAACCTCGCGCAGGCCGCGCCGGGTCAACGAGTGCGCGCCGTGGGGGACGTGTTCGTCATGACGCTGAGTCACGGCCCGGTCCGAGAGAACCACGTCGTCGAGTTCGACGAGGGCCGCCTGATCGCGTGGCGCCCGTCGGAGCCGGCCTCCGCCCCGCCGGGACACCTGTGGCGCTGGGAGCTGGAGGCGGCTGATGACGGGACCACCGTGGTCACGCACACCTACGACTGGACCGAGTTGAACGACCCCGAGCGACTCCCACGGGCGCGGGCCACCACGGCCGACAAACTGCGGGCCTCGATCGACCGCCTTGCCGCGCTCGCTGAAAAGGGTTAG